From Sediminispirochaeta bajacaliforniensis DSM 16054, the proteins below share one genomic window:
- the rpoD gene encoding RNA polymerase sigma factor RpoD, translating to MTELQADKSVAKLLEYAKEKKRITYDEVNDFLPDSIVNSEKIEEVIALLEEHNISLDDEQDKNDDMPDDEGDLDDDFVDLDDDDDDDSDGDMEEKGDTSLEDIPLKRSPDRTRRVVYNDKDASAVDDPIRLYLREIGKESLLTAEQEVELSKQMEHGEAIIKRVVKESGMIIPQLFDLMEKTFSKTDPRELDLSKKEISEILTERRRLNQFYRDGFKKIGPQLRNYMELKRKVIATGGDVLTDQRLDKKRHELFSLIEELDIHQEEIVGFSEKFSDTAKRILHYQREQDRIERRLGVTSSKELRNMGRGLAIPERRRKIEEELQLSSDQIKEKIRQIQVNEKHLQSIELEFEDAIDSILERSKEISHGQVMMKNAKDRLIQANLRLVVSIAKKYTNRGLHFFDLVQEGNIGLIKAVEKFEYSKGFKFSTYATWWIRQAITRSISDQARTIRVPVHMIEQINKVVRESRQLMQILGRDPTDEEVAERLGWTVLRVKSVKNVAREPISLETPIGEEEDSLLGDFIEDKDIENPANQTAFTLLQEQLQEVMKTLPPREQEVLKMRFGLDDGYSLTLEEVGLYFNVTRERIRQIEAKALRRLRHPKRSRRLKDYIDN from the coding sequence ATGACAGAATTGCAAGCTGACAAATCAGTAGCAAAGTTGTTGGAATATGCCAAAGAAAAAAAGCGAATTACATATGATGAAGTAAATGATTTTCTTCCGGATTCGATTGTGAATTCCGAAAAAATCGAAGAGGTCATTGCGTTGTTGGAGGAGCATAACATTAGCCTTGATGATGAGCAGGATAAAAATGATGATATGCCTGATGACGAGGGAGATCTTGATGATGATTTTGTCGATCTTGATGATGACGATGACGATGACAGTGACGGAGATATGGAGGAGAAGGGTGATACGTCCCTTGAAGATATCCCCTTGAAACGGTCACCTGATCGTACCAGACGGGTAGTCTATAACGATAAGGATGCTTCTGCTGTCGACGATCCCATTAGGCTTTATCTTCGGGAAATTGGGAAGGAGAGTCTGCTTACTGCCGAACAGGAGGTTGAACTTTCCAAACAAATGGAGCATGGGGAAGCGATCATCAAACGGGTCGTAAAAGAATCCGGTATGATTATTCCTCAGCTCTTTGACTTAATGGAAAAGACCTTTTCGAAGACCGATCCTCGGGAGCTTGATCTCTCGAAGAAAGAAATTTCGGAAATTCTCACCGAACGTCGACGTCTCAATCAGTTTTATCGGGATGGCTTCAAAAAAATTGGGCCTCAGCTGAGGAACTATATGGAATTGAAGCGAAAGGTTATTGCCACAGGAGGCGATGTCCTCACCGATCAAAGACTCGACAAAAAGCGGCACGAACTCTTTTCCCTTATTGAGGAGCTTGACATCCATCAGGAAGAAATTGTCGGTTTCTCCGAAAAGTTCAGTGATACGGCAAAAAGAATCCTGCACTATCAACGGGAGCAGGATCGGATAGAACGGCGTCTTGGTGTTACCTCTTCGAAAGAGCTAAGAAACATGGGACGTGGCCTTGCGATCCCTGAGCGACGCAGGAAGATTGAAGAGGAGCTTCAACTTTCCTCCGATCAGATCAAAGAAAAGATTCGCCAGATCCAGGTGAATGAGAAGCATCTTCAATCCATCGAACTAGAGTTCGAGGATGCCATCGATTCCATTCTTGAGCGATCTAAGGAAATCAGCCACGGCCAGGTTATGATGAAAAATGCCAAAGACCGCCTGATTCAGGCAAACCTGCGCCTTGTTGTAAGTATCGCAAAGAAATATACCAATCGTGGACTTCATTTCTTTGACCTTGTTCAGGAAGGAAATATCGGCCTGATAAAGGCCGTTGAGAAATTTGAATATAGTAAGGGTTTTAAGTTTTCTACCTATGCAACCTGGTGGATCAGGCAAGCAATTACCCGATCTATTTCCGACCAAGCACGGACTATTCGAGTCCCCGTTCACATGATTGAACAAATTAATAAGGTGGTTCGGGAATCGAGACAGCTTATGCAGATTCTGGGACGCGATCCTACCGACGAGGAGGTTGCCGAGCGTTTGGGCTGGACGGTCCTCCGGGTAAAGTCTGTCAAGAACGTTGCCCGAGAACCGATCTCTTTGGAAACCCCGATTGGGGAAGAAGAGGATTCCCTCCTCGGTGATTTTATCGAGGATAAGGATATAGAAAACCCGGCAAACCAAACCGCGTTCACCCTGCTTCAGGAACAGTTGCAGGAGGTGATGAAAACATTGCCCCCCAGAGAGCAGGAAGTTTTGAAAATGCGATTTGGACTTGACGACGGCTACTCTCTTACGCTGGAAGAGGTCGGCCTCTACTTCAACGTAACCAGAGAACGTATACGGCAGATTGAGGCAAAAGCACTGAGACGGCTGCGTCATCCGAAGCGAAGCCGACGTTTGAAAGATTATATTGATAACTAA
- the dnaG gene encoding DNA primase, with product MRIPETILQEINRNLSIVDVVSDYLTLEKKGSRYWGLCPFHGEKTPSFSVTEDENLFYCFGCHKGGSIFTFVMEMEGISFVEAVRRLAEKAGVSLPDTDQGFVPDKKSDALEQLYARLVKTFHYFLMESEKGRNARTYLQERGIERQTIEAFELGYIPADRRWLYRFLSAKNYSKNFLAESGLFSSKYPDVSLFSDRLMFPIYNHRGKAVAFGGRKLGSGEPKYINSPETALYKKREILFGLSKVLPVIRQKKRAYVVEGYFDVLAMYQSGAGGAVAPLGTAFTAEQGRLLKRYVNEVVLLFDGDSAGIAAARKSIPVIETAGLEGSVVELPGGLDPADMLKKEGQDSLIKSMKYSINSFEYLVKSALKEKSARRPGGEREVVAAVAPYITTIDSTVKREGCVRYLSDTLRIDASSILADLEKIGSRKEMERGNDKREEHVAAESGIIKIGSELFLMLAVIVNRASFAYVRSTIGVDDLEDSFAREIYIALEEAYRNGEESLESLIQRLDRQELKNLVYEKISGNEFSVNGESIIHDGVRAIRLQRLEERRRRVEAEIRESERKGIPIGEIRELVGEKIYLDQELKKGKGEKE from the coding sequence GAAAAAGGGCTCGCGTTATTGGGGGCTTTGCCCCTTCCATGGTGAAAAGACCCCCTCGTTTTCCGTAACTGAAGATGAGAATCTTTTCTATTGTTTTGGTTGCCATAAAGGTGGTTCCATATTTACCTTTGTTATGGAGATGGAAGGAATCAGCTTTGTCGAGGCCGTACGGCGGCTTGCTGAGAAAGCGGGGGTTTCCCTGCCGGATACTGATCAGGGATTTGTTCCCGATAAAAAATCAGATGCTCTTGAGCAACTCTATGCAAGGCTGGTGAAGACCTTTCACTATTTTCTTATGGAATCAGAGAAAGGGCGGAACGCACGAACGTATCTCCAAGAGCGCGGCATTGAACGTCAAACGATTGAGGCCTTTGAGCTTGGATATATCCCTGCGGATAGACGCTGGCTTTATCGCTTTTTGTCGGCAAAAAACTATTCAAAGAATTTCCTTGCCGAGTCGGGACTTTTTTCTTCGAAATACCCCGATGTATCCCTCTTTAGCGATCGTCTCATGTTTCCGATATACAACCATAGAGGCAAGGCTGTTGCATTTGGAGGACGGAAACTGGGCTCAGGAGAACCCAAATACATTAATAGCCCTGAAACGGCATTGTATAAAAAGCGGGAGATTCTCTTCGGTCTTTCAAAGGTCCTGCCGGTAATACGGCAGAAAAAGCGCGCCTATGTTGTTGAGGGGTATTTTGATGTGCTTGCCATGTATCAATCCGGTGCAGGAGGTGCTGTTGCCCCCCTGGGAACAGCTTTTACCGCCGAACAGGGGAGGCTTCTGAAGCGTTATGTAAATGAGGTGGTATTGCTTTTTGACGGTGATTCGGCGGGGATAGCGGCGGCACGGAAAAGCATACCGGTCATTGAAACTGCGGGACTCGAAGGTTCGGTTGTCGAGTTGCCGGGAGGGCTTGATCCTGCCGATATGCTGAAAAAAGAGGGGCAGGACTCATTGATAAAATCAATGAAATATTCTATAAATAGCTTTGAGTATTTAGTGAAAAGTGCGCTTAAGGAAAAATCGGCCCGCCGACCCGGCGGGGAAAGGGAGGTCGTTGCTGCGGTAGCGCCGTATATTACTACAATTGATTCTACGGTCAAACGGGAAGGCTGTGTACGATATCTGTCTGATACTCTTCGAATTGATGCCTCTTCCATTCTTGCCGATTTGGAAAAGATCGGTAGCCGAAAGGAGATGGAGCGAGGAAATGATAAAAGAGAGGAGCATGTCGCTGCTGAGAGCGGCATCATAAAGATTGGCTCCGAGCTCTTTTTAATGCTGGCAGTTATTGTAAACAGGGCTTCCTTTGCTTACGTAAGAAGCACGATTGGAGTTGATGACCTGGAAGATTCCTTTGCACGGGAAATCTATATTGCGCTTGAAGAAGCGTACAGAAACGGCGAGGAAAGTTTGGAGTCGTTGATTCAGCGACTCGATCGGCAGGAGCTGAAGAACCTCGTCTACGAGAAGATTTCCGGCAATGAGTTTTCCGTCAATGGAGAATCCATCATCCATGACGGGGTCAGGGCCATACGGTTACAAAGGCTTGAGGAGCGAAGACGAAGGGTGGAAGCGGAAATCCGCGAATCGGAACGAAAAGGTATACCGATCGGAGAAATTCGGGAACTGGTTGGAGAAAAAATCTATCTTGATCAGGAACTGAAAAAAGGCAAGGGTGAGAAGGAATGA